The following nucleotide sequence is from Schistocerca serialis cubense isolate TAMUIC-IGC-003099 chromosome 4, iqSchSeri2.2, whole genome shotgun sequence.
ttttcattattagctaccaaaagatttttttgtGTGCCATATCTCAGATTATGTTATTTCCTTTTTTCATCTGCACATGAGTATCTTTCTTCTCATTCAAGTTCTCACCATTTTTCTTACTCATGATCTCTAAAGTTTTTCctatttgtttgaaatgttttcatttttttcatacATTTTGAATTCCtgtatttaaatttttcattttgtgtgtgtgtatgtgtgtgtgtgtctgtgtctgtgtctgtgtctgtgtgtgtgtgtgtgtgtgtgtgtgtgtgtgtgtgtgtgtgtgtgtgtgtcttgttgttGTACAGGAAATCTGTTCTAGTTCTCCTATCCACTGATGTACCAGAAATCTTGTTTGTTtactgtttcttcttactctcaTAATCCCTCATTGTCAAAAGTGAGTGATTCGTATAAGATATTAAATTGTTCTTTAGCATTCATCCAAGACATAAGACTCAGATTCCACTAAAAAACTTGATATACTATGCATGGATATTTTTAATGTTCATAGGAGTTGGGAATATCACAGCTGCAGCTGAATTCAACTTCCACTGTGATCCTGAGGCAGCACATGTTGTTCTTAAGAGTATGAAGTGCCCCATAACAATTTTTCCATGGGAAACAGCACTTACaagaactaatatttcatatgtaaGTATTATGTATACTTATCACCATTATATAGGTGTAATATGAAATCTAAAATGTCGTTAATCATTTTGCATTAAAAGCTCATGCTTTTAAATCCATCACTAGTAATGATAAAGAATACATAGAGATGTATGATGTCTAGGTTTGAATTATTTGCTTCATTAAAATTCTGTTTGAGAATTGGACAcagtgcaacagccattgacaattTATTTTTAGACCCAACAACAAGCAATGATTTTGCTGTAAAATTTTTACCCAGCAGCTTGTCTGATCTCAATagtcaaatgttaacaataaaattaCTGACCAGTTAAGTACATATATGGATAAAAAGTACTTGTTCACAGAAATATAAACAAAGAGTGTATCACAGTTTTTTGGAGAGGTATTACAGGAAGAATTTTGGAGAGAAATTTATAAAGCTGACAGAGGAAATTCAAGTTTAACTCTTTCTTAAACATGTTCCTACAGCAATTTGAGTCTTGTTTTCCCCTAAAACAAAAAAGGGAGAAATTGAGCTGTAGCAAGGATAAGGGTTTGTCTGTATCAGTGTATGTGTTTTGCTACTTCTGTATAGAAATGTTGACACAGAAATTTAGCAGGTAATATTTGTGATGCAGTTTTGCTGCCTTTTTGTTCTCTGTAGCACTGCATATGTAATCAGATAAATTTCTTTATTCTGTTGTCCTAAAAATGGCCATATAGTGTCTAAACAGCTCTGTATCAAAAATTGGGCTCACACATATGTGATATTGTTAATGGGAATTTGATACTCCATCACACTTCAGCTTGAAAGAAGTTACTAATGTAAAGATTTCTTTTTTAAACATTGTTATAGTAAGCTGAAAATCTAGATTTTGATCTGGAAGGTGTTTACTTGTACTCAAAATTGCAGTGAATGACTGAAGAAAATGtactccttttttttattattttattttaatagagATGGCGCAACGATGTTTTGGGAAAAATTCAGAGTCCTCAGATGCAGCTTTTGAATCAGGCAGAAGCAAAAGTAATAGCCAGACACTACAAGGATGGTTGGGTGCAGTGTGATCCGGTTAGTATTTCAAACAAAGGTTGATTTAACTGTCAGTTTTTGTATGATTTATGGACCAGTTAAATTGCATTTGTTACTTTCTATTCCATAGTTGATTGATTTATTATTTAGTTCTCACTATTTTTAACTGTCAATGTTTCAGTGAAATGTAAGTCATGAAATGGTAAATGTAGATTTATTAGAAATACAGGTTGTGTCAAAGGAAACACATTGCTTTTTACAAATGCAAGGACATCTTTATCAAATTCTATGGTTTTCATATATATCTATTGAAGTTAACAAAATCACCTAAAAATTTTCGTATACATTATGTTTGTTATGTGTTGTGTTGCCTCCCACTATGAAGCCCATTTGAAAAACAAGTGTTTCCACAGTTTTACTTTGTGGAATTAACTTGATACTTTGAGTTAAGTAATCTAAAAGATGCATTATTAGAAATTTGACTGAATATGATAGTAAATTTTGCTTCTTATTATAAAGGGAGTGTTTCATAGTTTCTCATTTGGTTTACTTAAGGCTGCTGCTGCCATCCTCATGAGGCCTTCCATTGCCTCATCAAAAGTAACGCATTATGTGATGGTAGAGTTACACGGACGGCATACAAGAGGAGCAATGGTTCTCGATCATATCAATTCACAGGGGAAAAAGCATAATGTGACTATTATAGAAAGCATTGATCTAAATCTGTACAAGGAGCTACTTCTGACTGCTGCAAAAACCAACTTGAgcagaagtaaaatacaaaaaggacaaggAGAAGAAACATGATTTTATTTGTTACTTTTGTGTAAGTTAATATCATACAAAAATGTTATGTATCAGaattaaaattgtaattttgaaTTTCATAAAAGTAGCTTAGCATGTTTTCATATATTGTCCATTaagatttattttcaaaactttggCTTATTAGTTTCTTATTCATTTCCCGTGATGTTAACTGAATGCCTGTCTTAATCCTATTACTCCTGCTATTTCATTTATAAAAAAAGGTTCCTTGTGTCATGCTATCATCACTAGATGATAAATTTAATTCTGCAGAATGAATCAGTATAATACTGATATATTACTGTTTGTATTCATGTTAAACATAATTAGTATTATCTCTGTTACATTTCTCTAATGCAATATGATAACATGAGCAAATATATAACTTTGTatgtaactatgtttcattctgttaTATTCTTGATTTACTTCCTGCAAGAGACAATAAATACTTCTGATTAATGTCATTTGTTTTTAATATTACCTGTTTGCATAACTACATTATCGTATGAAACCACAATCTTTGTGTAACTTAAAAATGAAATGTATATCTGCAGTGATGTTTTATGTATGTAACTACCATTACCAGTCAGGGAACAAAAAGGGCTATTAGAGACACTTTTGGTATATCAAACATTTTACAttacttcattcattcattcattcattcacacatccaTCAATTtgtaatataaatgaaaatgaggtAGCAGCAGAGATGAAAACTGCTTAAGTGAGCACTTGATAAATAAATTCTTTACAAGTAACAAAATAAAGGTAAAAACGATGTCTAACATGATGGAACTGAACAGAAAGAGTTACACTGCAGGCAGGGGAAGTGTGATATATTACAGGGCTCCCAGTTACAGAATAATTTGATTGGTTAAAGAGTTGATTTTATCTATGCAGGGAGAcaaaaacaacagtggtcttagccTGCTGTTGCCCACACCGAAACTGAATTTATTGTGTAATTTTATTTCCTGTGATTCTACTAAAGCCAACCCATACTCTTAAGAAGTAGTGGGAGATCCTTTACTAATTCCTTTTTAGACATAATTTCTTCAGTCTCTACTGACCTGTATTTTTTGTCCTCCAGAGCTTCACACTGGAAGATTAAATGTGGTAAGGTTTCATCTTCCTCACCACATGTTCTACACTTAGAACTTCTTCCTCTATACAATCACGTGTATCTGTCTGTTAAAGTACCCATGGCTAGTCAGTTGTTCTACCATGAGTTTCATTTGTTTCCTGTTCAAGTTTGAGATTACAGACCTTGTCTTTAAATAAGGCTTTGGCATCTTTAGCTTGCCATGTTTTTGTTTCTGGACTGTAGTCCAATGTTCTACATGCTGCCTGCTAATCCAGCTATGTAATTTTGGTTTTACCATTGCCTTAGTGATGGTTAGaacaggttctggtccaataacTGGAGTTTTCACACCTGTCCTGTCCAGTCTACCAGCTTATACAGTGTCACTAAATCCTGAATGACCAGGGCGCAAAGCAGGTTTAACCTGTtgcttttctttagtttcctaatgGCTTCATGgcattgttgtgacagtgccacgacatttaacagtgccgccatgacaatacgcgcaaacggcgatagaagtgctccgcaactcggctgagcacgggagcgccacctatctacgaacggcgccggccgcatgtcacggcacggcagtcaaataagagatactgagttgttatcatgtaatgagctattgtttctaagtgagtgtgtttgaatatctacgcaattattggtgattaaaggttataacactttttggcgacgaggtcagatattttcactgcgttgtggatttgtgtgttcgtgacggggcagacatggaacagcttatgcaagcgctcattgaacaacaaacacagctgacggctgctattcagacATTGTCGACGtcacttactcatcgtctgtcttcctcttctccgcctccattccctccttacgacgaggctgctgaagattgggaggattatgagaagcgtttgcggcaacacttcttggctttcggcgttgtcgacgctcctatgtgtaagtcgttatttctatcttggatttccccacggatctatcagctgctatctcagtcagcccctctgcgggaacctgcctctctgtccttccaagaaatgtgtgacttattgtctaactattaccgaaaaaacacccacgtcattgccgcccgcgtggcgttctactgctgtcgtaaacagccccatcaatcttaccgggcttgggcggcggaactacacggtctgattAGGAAATGtaagtttgtcacggacactcatcatgagtcttatgctgattcaatggttagggatgctattctacggcttgctcctgataaagaagttcggcaacgtgccctacaatggccaaacccgtcgttgtctgaagttctaagcatcgctcaatcctttgaagtgtctcatgcTGCTGGCGCACAAATAGACGCGTGGTATGATGTAGGCGCAGTACAGTCACCTTTCgacatggacaatttgcctgtttcacacgagaacgaagatgtggcggtggttcactcgtgtaaacaacgtcgcgttgggccgcaacgctcgcagcgaaaacagcaaccacagaagcaggttcgttctgcacttccttcttgtccacgttgtttcgtacagcatgacagggccgtgtgtccaaaatgttgggccacgtgtaattcatgtaggaaaaaaggccacattgcttctgcatgtcagtcccctaaagttcctgtcgatgaggacgaggcatcggacatggatgttaactgtgtgctttctcaaacaaataaattgtttgttactgtttgtgttctggataaagacattcgcatgcaagtggacactggctctgcagtaactctcattaattctggcacgtatttggagttgggctcccctcccttgtctccagttacgcgaaatctgagaacttataataaacagaaaattcctatcattggccagtttgatgcttccactgcctacaagtctgttgttaggcccctcacgttttatgtggtggatcatgcgggcactgaaaacctgttcggttatgatgctttccagttgttcgggttctccattgatgatgatgtgcacctcatatctgaggatattccatatCAGCAGCTggagggattgtgttctgaatttttgtccgtgttctctgctggtctgggtcatgccaaggattttgaagcccacattactcttaaacctatagctcgccctaagtttttccgggcacgccctattccggtggcgttgcgtgcacctgtcaaggctgagatagacaggttaacagcttcagggattctccttcctgttacctccagcgaatgagcatcgccaatcgtggtggtttctaaaccaaacgggagtctgtgattgtgtggtgattttatagccactgtcaatgctcagagcctcattgacacttatcctcttccctgtCATGAGGAGTTATTTGCCAAGCTCGCTGGgagccagttcttttccaaacttgacttatcggaggcgtaccatcagttgccgttggatgcttcttccaaggaatttctcgtcatcaacactccttgtgggttgtatcagtaccagcagttaccatttggcgtcgctagtgtgccggccatttttcagcggtttttggaacagaccACGGCTtctgttcccggctgcataaactatctggatgatattgttgtcacggggggctccactgaggagcaccttcgcaatttgcgttcactgtttcgggttttgcattcgactgggttgaggtgcaatctggacaagtcacagttcttccaaccctccattgtgtatcttggtttccacttgtcccatgagggtatacgtcctctacgtcagcacgttgcggccattaacgctctaccccagccgtctacagtcaaagaacttcaggcgtttctaggcaagattgcttattatcacaaattcattccatccgtggcggcggtagctcatcctctgcatcaactgttatgcaaaaacgtccctttctgttggtccgacgagtgtgagaaggcttttgtccgcctgaaggctcatttgcagtcggcgccttgtcttgccacattccgtccaggtcagcacttggttctggcgactgacgcgtcacagaatggcctaggggctgttctcacccatcggtatgaggatgggtcggaacaacccatcgcctatgcttccaagaccctcaacgatgcgcaacggcgttactctcaaatcgaaaaggaggcactcgctatcatttatgctctaaaaaagttcagcatatttttgtatggttctaagtttcacctcatcaccgaccacaagctgctggtctctctgttcagcccatcggcgtcgcttccggataaggcagctcactgcctgcaatgttgggccttatacttgtcttgttttcactatgagattcactatcgccccacggcccagcacgccaacactGACGCATTGTcacgattgccgatgggccccgacccggttttcgaccGTGATGAACtattctgtttccacattgatgaggaagaacgtcgtgcggtcaagggttttccacttacaggttcgcaggtcgcgttggCTACTGCACGGGACCCGGTCCtacgtcaggtgatcggttttgttcaacggggttggccggacaggaccaagggccgggcatcggatccccttcgcaactaccatgccttgcacctttgtctgtctgttcgtgatggtgttgttcttctggccacggatggcgcatctccatggGTCATGGTGCCAACCTCTCTTCggaaagatgttctcaaactgttgcatgaaggccattggggtatttctcggactaagtccctggcccgcaggcacgtttattggcccagtattgattcagacatcgcccacatggttgctgcgtgtggtcagtgtgctcaacaactggctgcaccttgtactatgccctctccgtggcctgatccggcgcagccatgggtacgggtgcacgctgactttgccggccccttccttggTACTtactggctactgttgattgatgccttctcgaagtttccatttgttgttcgatgtccgtcgcccaccactgcggcaacgacgctggctttgtccaaaagctttgcgctagaaggtcttccatccacgatcatcacggacaatggccctcagttctgtTTGCAGGCCttctgtgatttttgtactggacaagggattcatcatgttacagcaccgcccttccatccgcaatcgaatggggaggttgagtgccttgtccgcactttcaaaagccagatgaaaaaattccttagtgatttttccacagatgacgctctgctgcaatttctgagttcttatcgcttcacgcctctgggtgatcgcag
It contains:
- the LOC126473794 gene encoding uncharacterized protein LOC126473794 isoform X4 produces the protein MLCLETGPSFIHILVLYSHYICVRIPVFRGASESLVESPESRAEFYHGCDGFGDFQYPDAPDPDHHIQKDHAVSFLTKITSERPNEISLLCLGPLTNIALAIHMDPHFCTNVKEMVIMGGNIAGVGNITAAAEFNFHCDPEAAHVVLKSMKCPITIFPWETALTRTNISYRWRNDVLGKIQSPQMQLLNQAEAKVIARHYKDGWVQCDPAAAAILMRPSIASSKVTHYVMVELHGRHTRGAMVLDHINSQGKKHNVTIIESIDLNLYKELLLTAAKTNLSRSKIQKGQGEET
- the LOC126473794 gene encoding uncharacterized protein LOC126473794 isoform X3 produces the protein MSQNLQLVIDTDVGLDDALALMLCLASEAWNEAKIHGVTCVHGNTCLENVCSNTLKVLHAAGRLDIPVFRGASESLVESPESRAEFYHGCDGFGDFQYPDAPDPDHHIQKDHAVSFLTKITSERPNEISLLCLGPLTNIALAIHMDPHFCTNVKEMVIMGGNIAGVGNITAAAEFNFHCDPEAAHVVLKSMKCPITIFPWETALTRTNISYRWRNDVLGKIQSPQMQLLNQAEAKVIARHYKDGWVQCDPAAAAILMRPSIASSKVTHYVMVELHGRHTRGAMVLDHINSQGKKHNVTIIESIDLNLYKELLLTAAKTNLSRSKIQKGQGEET